From the Quercus lobata isolate SW786 chromosome 6, ValleyOak3.0 Primary Assembly, whole genome shotgun sequence genome, one window contains:
- the LOC115950109 gene encoding LOW QUALITY PROTEIN: nodulation-signaling pathway 2 protein-like (The sequence of the model RefSeq protein was modified relative to this genomic sequence to represent the inferred CDS: inserted 1 base in 1 codon) — protein sequence MDYFNSSCIEKLQKCSSETAFSLQREDTLSPNTNTNRDGAIDDECIERLLQVQLEAGVMDFDSISQDTIMGTPESVVEIGSCVEMNQENMSASVERSSPINGIQEELMQESSLPDLLLMGAEAVEAQNWSLASATVEKLNDLLSNTENGDDSFKRLALFFTRGLNYKSNTSLQMKNEPVAEHTNNIFAFQMLQELSPYVKFAHFTANQAILEATQGDHEVHIIDFDIMEGXQWPPLMVELAMRKDAFLRITAIIADQTNAVNVQQTGRRLKEFANSINLAFMFDQMVIVREEDYEKIVVGNTLIANCMIYQLHMPNRSFQLVKSFLAGMFKLTPKILILVQEELFNFNRIQSMSFVEFCCEAFHHYTALSDSLENSFCGGYKMRFRLIEELLGIRILDSLKQFPCEKNEKMLWANGFAYLKGFRRIPLSFSNISQAKSLVSLFGGGYWVQHENCMLALCWKSRPLTTASIWVPKTKAK from the exons ATGGATTACTTCAACTCTAGTTGCATTGAAAAACTCCAGAAATGTAGCTCAGAAACAGCTTTCTCCTTGCAAAGAGAAGATACGTTATCCCCAAACACCAACACCAACCGAGATGGTGCAATAGATGACGAGTGCATAGAAAGATTGCTCCAAGTTCAACTAGAGGCCGGGGTCATGGACTTTGATTCCATCAGTCAAGATACAATAATGGGTACTCCTGAGAGTGTTGTAGAAATCGGATCATGTGTCGAAATGAATCAAGAAAACATGAGTGCATCAGTAGAACGGAGTTCTCCCATAAACGGAATTCAAGAAGAGCTGATGCAAGAAAGCAGCTTGCCTGATCTATTATTGATGGGAGCTGAAGCTGTTGAAGCACAGAACTGGTCTCTTGCTTCAGCTACTGTTGAGAAGCTTAACGATCTCTTAAGTAATACAGAGAATGGAGATGATTCATTCAAGAGGTTggctcttttcttcactcgagGTCTGAATTACAAGAGCAATACTTCTCTGCAAATGAAGAATGAACCAGTAGCTGAACACACTAACAATATTTTTGCCTTTCAGATGCTTCAAGAACTCTCTCCTTATGTAAAGTTTGCGCATTTCACAGCCAACCAAGCGATCCTTGAGGCTACACAAGGCGATCATGAGGTCCATATCATTGATTTTGACATCATGGAGG TTCAGTGGCCACCTTTGATGGTTGAGCTTGCAATGAGGAAGGATGCTTTCCTCAGAATAACAGCCATCATAGCAGACCAGACAAATGCTGTCAATGTTCAACAGACAGGAAGAAGATTGAAAGAGTTTGCCAATTCAATCAATCTAGCATTCATGTTTGATCAGATGGTGATAGTAAGAGAAGAAGATTATGAAAAAATAGTAGTTGGTAATACTTTGATAGCCAATTGTATGATTTACCAGCTTCACATGCCTAACAGAAGTTTTCAATTGGTCAAAAGTTTTTTGGCTGGTATGTTCAAACTAAcccctaaaattttaattttggtccAAGAAGAATTGTTCAATTTTAATAGAATCCAATCCATGTCCTTTGTAGAGTTCTGCTGTGAGGCCTTCCATCATTACACTGCACTCAGTGACTCACTGGAGAACAGCTTTTGTGGTGGGTATAAAATGAGGTTTAGGCTAATAGAGGAGTTGTTGGGGATTAGGATTTTAGATAGTTTGAAGCAGTTCCCTtgtgagaaaaatgagaaaatgttgTGGGCAAATGGGTTTGCTTACTTGAAGGGATTTAGGAGAATCCCACTGAGTTTTAGTAATATTTCTCAAGCTAAGTCCTTGGTGAGCCTGTTTGGTGGGGGGTATTGGGTGCAGCATGAGAATTGCATGTTGGCTTTGTGTTGGAAGTCAAGGCCTTTGACAACAGCATCCATCTGGGtgccaaaaacaaaagcaaagtgA